Below is a genomic region from Ancylomarina subtilis.
AGAATTTAATGCTACAAAAAACATCGCTTAACAATTGAGCATTCAGATAAAAGAATTAACTATGCAAAAAAATAGAACATGACAAGCTACACCCCTCTCAATAGCGATTTCTCGCTTTGGAAAAGAATCAAAAGTGAATTAAGCCTATTCTTAATCATTCAACTTTTGCTCATCATCTTCAATGGAATCAATTTGGTATATGAAACAACCCTGATTCTAATTTTTATTCTTTTGCTATCGATAAAACGTAATCGAATCATCTATCAAATCGATTGGGATGCAGATAAAAGCGAGTTTCAATTCTCATATTTTAGTCTGATTGCTATAAAGGGAACAGAAATCGTTCCTTTAGAAAACCTGAATACAAGACTGGGGCCTAAACGCTTTGGACTTGGCAGTTCTGTCACCACTCTTGAATTCTTCAATAAAAAGCAACTTATAGGCGAAATTCGTTCAGATGACAAATGGCAATGGACAGCTGAACAACTTGATGAAATTCACAAAAAAGTGGTCGATTCAAAAGTTTAAAACAGATATATTCCCATTCCTCATTTTTATTATCTTTAGAAAAAACAAATCAAGATTCTACAAGATAAAACGGAGCATACTATATACTATTCTGATTCTACTGATTTCTTTGAATTGGTTGGATGTTCATGCGCAATTATCCACAACTTCAAAATCAAATTCTGGGTTCTTCACAAGAAACACAGCAAGAACATATATATATATTGATACAATTGAAGAAAATTTACAACAGGATAGTCTAAAAAAAGGTCAAACATTTTACAAGAATCTAAAATCGAAAGCCTACAAAAACAACATCACCAAAGAACTTTATAATCTATTCTTTGTCACCCCCAGTAAAAACGAGAAAATAAGTACTAAAACGAGAGAACAAAGTGGTGAAGTATTTTTACCATACGAAGGGAAACGCATCAATAAAATTATTGTTGATGTGATACCTCCATTTAAGCCCAACTTTCTTGACAGCCTTCAAAAAACACGTATTTGGCTTGAGAAAACCGCTAACAAACTCCACAATACAAGTAGTCGGGGACACATAAAAAAACTTCTATACATTAAAGAAGGGGATACTATTGACGCCTATAATACGGCAGATAATGAACGATTAATTCGTAGACTATCATACATCAAAGATGCCCAGATTATTATCATTCCGGTAATGGGCTCATCAGAATTAGTTGACCTTTATCTATTGGTCAAAGATCAGTTCTCCTGGGGCTTTGATTTAGACATCGGCTCTTTTTCCTCAAGCTCACTGGAACTGTACAACCAAAATTTATTCGGAAGAGGCCATGAAATTAAATCCGGCTTTGAATACAACTCCAGCAAAAGTAAAACCTGGGGCTATTTGGCCAGCTATGGCGTTCAAAATATAAAAAACACACATATAAGCGCCAACATCAGTTTTAGGGACAATTATAAAAGTTCATTTGTCGGTTTAAACCTCGAAAAAAAATTCGAAACCTTCTTAACTCAATATGCCGGAGGCTTATCACTATCAAGAACCAGACATTCAAGCAAAATCAAATCGAACGACCCGATATTAAACAAAGAACCCCTTGATTTTGATTACGCTTCGAGCTGGATAGGACGGGCTTTCAAACTCAATTCTAAAAAGAAACTTGCAAAAAAGAGGCTATTCTCAACACTAGGTTATACATCAATAAATTTCTCAAGACGCCCCGAAGTTACAGCCGATATCAATCGTTTTTTTCACAACAAAAGAACCTATTTAAGCAGCTTAACTCTTAATCAAGTTCAGTACTTTAAATCAAATTTAATCTACAATTTTGGTCGCACAGAGGATATTCCATACGGATACATGATGCAAGTAACCGGTGGTTTTGAGGACAATGAATTCTCCTCCCGAAAGTATTTCGCTTTTGAATACCAGAGAGCCACCCATTTCTACAAAGCAAAAAGTTATTTTTTCACAAGGTTTGCTCTAGGGGGATATTTTGATAAAAATCATTTTGAACAAGGCAATTTCATTCTTCAAAACAGGTACATCAGTCGCCTTCGAAAAACAGGTCGATATCGCTTACGTAACTTTATCGAACTGAACTACAGTCTGGGAATTCGTCGTTTCCCCGAAGAATTCATAACTTTTAACACCGATACAGGGATTCGCGGCTTCTCCAGTCTCCAAGCTATCGGGACTCAAAGGTTGACCTTAAAACTTGAAAACATGACATTCACACCCTTTATGCTTGCAGGATTTCGACTTGCATTTTTCAATTTCCTCGATGTAGGCACTATCGGTAGCAATCAGAACCATCCTTTAAAAAATAAAGCATATTATGGTTTGGGCTTGGGGATTCGTTTAAACAACGAAAATCTGGTATTTAAAACAATCGAATTACGTTTTGCTCTTTACCCCAAGGCTCCAAGCGACTTTACAAGTCCCCAGTATGGAATATCAGGAGAAGATCGCCCCAATTTCAATAATTTTAATGTCAAAGGTCCCAAAATTATCGATTTTGAATAAACCTTTCACTCTCAATTCAAGGACTTAAGATTAAACAACACTTCCCCGCCACTTTGCATATTTGAGATATAAAAGAGATGCAGTCCCCAGAAATATTGCATAGAAATATTCTGACAACCAGACTTCTGATACAGAAACCTGTAACACTTGTGTCAGAACATAAACTGCTCCTAAATAAAATGTAAGAACAACAACTTCAACAAGCATCGCATGAAACGTACGTCCTGTTCCTGAAATACCATGAAATAAAGTAATCGCAATTGGAAACAAAAGCGATGCACCAAATACAACGTACACAACAGGACGGGTATGCTCAATCAATAAAGCATTATCAGTATAAATTGATATAATCAGGTCCGGAATAAAAATCGAAATCCCAACCAATGCAAAAACGGATAAAAAAGACAACTTTATAGTTCGCCAAATAATCAACATTACTTTATCAGGAAATCCTTCGCCAATAACCTGACTAACGAGCGTATTCACTGCAGAACCAAAGGCCCAAACAGGCACCATTAGTAAGACATAGATACTTCGAATAATATTAGAAATTGCCAGCTCGTGCTCCCCCATTCTCTCAACCAAAATAAAAAAAACAAACCAACACGAAAGAGCCAAAAAGTTCTGAATCATGATAGGAAATGATACTTTTATCAACCTCGAAAACAAGGGCCAGTCGATCTTACAGAAGTGAAACAGATCATAATGGGCAATAGGGATTTTCCTCAATGTAAAGACAATAAAGAAAATCATCGCTGTGAATTCAGCAAACACCGAAGCTAAAGCAGCTCCTTTAATTCCCATCTCGGGCAAGCCAAAATTTCCAAATATTAAGGCATAATCAAAAAAGACATTCACAACAGCCATCACTCCTGTGCTCCAACTAATCACCTTAGTTTTAGCAATTCCAATATAAAACGCCCGAAACAAAAGGTTGACACAGGCAAACAAAATCCCCCAGGCGCGATAAGAAATATAATCATTACTCGCCTGAAAGATAGCATCAGAACTAACCATCCACTTGAGAAGAGAAGGCGATTGAAATTCCATGAAACCAAACAAAAGAACTCCAGAGAACATTAAAAAATAAAACGCATGGATAAAAGTTTTACCCACCAAAGTATAATTTTGCTCCCCTACCCGTCTGGCAATTACAATTTGAGTACCCAAACCGAATCCCCAAACTAGCATAACAATTGCAAAGTAAAAGATGGTTGCAATAGCAGCAGCTCCCAGAGCCGTTTCACTCAAATGCCCCAGAAAAGCTGTATCGGTCACAGATATGATATTCTGCGCCACACTACCTAATATAATGGGATAAGCTATCGTCCAGATGCTTTTAGAATCTATTTTTGTTTTCAACTCTTCTTGTGTTAAATATTTCAGCCAAATGTAAGACCAAAACTAAAATTTACAAACTCCAATAAAAAGAAAAAGGCCCACTTTACAACATGAAAGTGAGCCTTTGTGATTTGCCTGAACTATTCTATTTCAAATAGTCATCAAAATAATTACTGACTTTCTGTTTCAAGTGAATTCGATCCATTCCTCTAACATTGTGTTCTGCTCGTGGATAAGGGAAATAATCAACCTGAACATTGTTCTTGATACATTCTCTGATAAAATTCAAACTGTGCTGCCACAAGACTGTTTTGTCGATTGCACCCTGACAGATTAATAGTTTACCTTTTAAATCTTTTGCCTTATTTAATAAAGAAACTTTAGCATAACCATCAGGGTTCTCACTTGGTGTATCCATATAACGTTCGCCATACATCACCTCATACCACTTCCAATCGATTACCGGACCTCCGGCAACAGCAACTTTAAACACATCCGGGTAATTTGTAATCAACGAAATGGTCATAAAACCACCATAGCTCCATCCATGAACACCAATACGATCCGCATCCACATAAGTTTGTGATTTCAAAAACTCAACTCCTTTCATTTGATCTGCCATTTCAGGCTGCCCACACTGACGGTGAATAATTGCTTCGAATTCTTTACCTCGATTGGCCGATCCTCTGTTATCAAGAGTAAAAACGACATAACCATGCTGAGCCATATACTCTTCCCATAAACGAGCTCCGCCTAACCATCTGTCGGTTACCAACTGAGCGTGAGGACCTCCATAAACATAGACAACTACCGGATATTTCTTTGCAGGATCAAAATTTGCAGGTTTAACCAGTCTGTAATATAAGTCAGTTTTATCATCAGCAGACTTTATTGTTCCCAAAGAAATCTCACCCAAATTATAATCTTTAAGTTTGTTTTCAGCAGTAACCAAATTTTTCACAACTTTTCCTTTGCCGTCAGCAATGTTGATGACGCGAGGAACATTTAAGCTACTGTAATTATCAATAAAATAAGCTCCTGACTGACTCATTTTTACGCTATGATAACCTTGGGCTTTAGTCAATTGAGTGCGCTTACCCGTCTTCATATTTAATTTATAAACATGACGCTCAATGGGACTCACCTCAGTTGACTCATAAAACAAGTTCTTTTCAGCTTTGTCAAAACCCAAAATCTGAGTAACCATCCAGTCTCCGGATGTGAGTTGCTTGATCAACTTACCATTAGCATCATACAGAAACAGGTGATTATAACCTGCTGTATTAGACTGATAAATAAACTGATTAGGTTTACTTTTCAAAAAGGTAAGCTTGTGTTGCGGTTCAACCCAACGATCATCTTTTTCCTCCAATAAAGTCTTAACCAACTCACCTGTTGTTGCATCGTATTTGTTAAGCTTCATATGATCTGAAGCTCTGTTTAGCACCTGAATATAAATATATTTACCAGCTGCTCCCCAGCTTACATTAGTTAAATACCTTTCTTTTCCAAAGTCATTTACCTTCAACCAAAGGGTTTTGGCCGTTTTTAAATTATAAACACCTACTGACACAATTTCAGAACGCATACCTGCCATTGGGTATTTGATTTCTCTCAACTCACCAACACGGGTATTAATATCAACCAATGGGAAATCTGTCACATGGCTCTCATCTTTCCGATAGAAAGCCAAAGACTCCCCTTGGGGTGACCAAAAGATTCCACCATCAATTCCATACTCATTTCTACTCACACTTTGCCCATTCACAAAGTTTTTATCGCTATCCTCTGTAACAGCAACTGCAGTTCCTTTACCATCTATAATATAAAGATTGTTCTCTAAGGTATATGCCAACTTGTTATTCGCTTCACAAAATGTTTTATTTTCTGCTTTAGGTTCTGAATTTAAAACAAGCTCAGCTTTTTTCTCAATAAACTTATAACGCAATAAACTCGATTTCATCCAAAACTGAATGGTATTAGCATCAAGCCATGTAAAGGCAGGAATCCTATCTGCTTTATCTAGTGAACTAGCCGAAAGTGCTGTATTTAACTCGTCCAGACTCAGGATTTGTCTGGCTTCCCCTTTCGGTGTTCCAAGCATAATTGAATTCTTCTCAATAAAGCTATATTCATTTTTATCAGCGCGCCATGTTAATTGGTAGATGGTTTCCGGGTAAAAGTCGCGCCACTGACCAATTATAGCATCTTTCATACTCAAGGTTTTGTCCTGAGCATAAACAGAAACATCACAAAGAGCTAATAGACAGATGGCTCCTAAAATGAGTCTTTTTTTCATTTGTTTTGAGTTTTAAGTTTGCTGTTAATAGTATTTTCACTAAGCCCTCAAATGTATTAAAAATCGACAAAAGGACATTTGACTTCTAATATTTTCTTCTTAAATTGCCATATAATTTTATACGTAAAGCATAATGCCAAAAACACACGCAAAGAACCGCATCAGACTTGTAATTATATTTCTAATAATTATAGTAGCAGCTTCAATTTTTTATCTTAGAAAACCATCCGATAAGACAACAGATGAAGTTAAACTTATTGAAAACCTTGTTGCTTCTTCTGTTAAGGCAGAACATGAAAGTGGAACAATTTTCCATTTCAACAACATCCTATTTAGTTTACCTTCTCCTTATCAAATTTCACTCATTTTACATGAGTCAGGTATTTCATACAATAAAGAATTACTTAATACCACCAACAAGGCCTCTGACTACGTCACAAATTTTAGTCGTGCAATCAACTTTGGTGTTTATGGTGTCGATTTAGGTTATATCAATATCTATCAGCAAACACAAGATGCAGCAAGCTATTTTGCTGTTCTTAAAATTTTATCTTTAGATCTTGGAATCTACAAAGTTCTCAATCAGGAAACGGTTAATCGAATTGAAACTAACATTGACAACCGAGATTCGTTGATGGTAATCGTATCTGAGACGTATAGAAATGTTGATAAATTTCTAAAAAACAATAAACGCGAGGATACCGGAGCTCTTATACTTGCTGGGGGATGGATCGAATCGGTATATGTTCTTACACAAGAAATGAAAAACAATCCGCATCCCGACTTGATGCAAAGAATTGCTGAACAAAAAAGACCTTTGGAAAATCTAATTAAGTTATTGGTTCCATATGCAGAAAATAGTGAAAACTATAAATTCTTAATCGAGAACTTAATTGATTTAGCCTATACATTTGATGAAATTATTGAAGAATATGAATATATCCCTTCGATTGATTTCCCCAAAAAGAAACTCACCATTGTCAATAGCAAGTCCAAACTAATTATCACTCCTAAATTGACTTCTGTTATTACAGAAAAGATTGATAAGCTACACAAGTTTATCACACAATAACAGTTAAAGACTAAGCAACCCGACAAGACGCAATTACGGCTTCATCCAACTTAATTCAAAAAAAATGAAAACATTATACTTTTTTATTCTTATAACCATCTCAACAACATTCAGCAGTCTGGCACAAGACAATACATTAATGGTAGAATGCAGCAAGTATCTTCAATCAAATTATGTTTCTGATGGTCAAGAATACAAAGCCGATTTAAATTCTGGAGAATCAGCTGAATTTCATACAACCTTCTATTCAGGTAACCATTATAGAGTTGCTGGTGTTAGCAATCAGGAAGATAGTCAACTTATATTCTCAGTTTACGATCAGGAGAATCATCTCTTATTCACCAATAAAAAATTTGGATCAACCCCATATTGGGATTTTGAATTTGCAAGCACTCTAAATTGTACGATAAAAGCTCAATACATTTCTAAGACTCAAAAACCGGGTTCAATACTATTGCTAATCGGTTTCCAGCAGTAATATCCCCAAGCACGATCCAAAAATTCCTCTTAATTCATGAGCGAAAGAATTCTAAAAGCCCTAATGCAATTATTCGCGATCATTGCGCACCCTGAAGGTGCAGGTGAAAAGCGACGCGCAATGGTTGTCAAATATCTGTACCGCCAACTAGATCAGGATTCCGCTCAGGAATATCTGAACCTATACAACACTTATTATCAAGATACTGTTGACAGAAACAACAGGCGATCAAAAAGAAAGCAAGTCATCTCGTCTCGCTCAGTCCGGGTACTTCGGATTTGCAGCGAAATGAATAAAGAACTTGTCGCCAGACAGAAAATCATTATCCTTATTCAATTACTTGAATTCCTTATGGAAAGTGATGAAATTACAGATGGTGAAAAGGAATTCGTCGAAACGGTTGCAGACACCTTTAATTTGCCTATCGATGGCTATATCAGGCTGCAAGACTTTATGCTCTCAGACTTTGACAAAATCAAAGAATCTGATCGGCTTTTGACAATTAACAACAAAAAGGAACATAAGGGAGAAGGCGAACATATCTATTCTGAAGGAATATCCGGAGAAATTAAAATTCTCCGACTTGTTAGAATCGACATGTTTGTAATACGTTTCCAAGGTCTTAAAGAGCTATACATGAATGGGCTTGCTTTAAAACCAGAACGTGTTCATATTCTGACTCAAGGTTCTTCTGTTCGCAACCCCAGGATCGAGCCCATTTATTTTAGCGATATCTTAAGCACATTCAACCGTGAAGCAATTAACGAGCGTGTTGTTTTCGAGGCTAAGGATATTGAATTTCGATATAAAGAAAATGATCAGGGTGTTCACCAACATTCGTTTAAGGAGGAATCCGGAAAAATGGTTGGAATTATGGGCTCAAGTGGTGCCGGTAAAACAACACTTCTGAATATCTTAAATGGATCATTATCCCCGCAGAAAGGGCAAGTCTTAATAAATGGTCATGATATATACAGTGATAAAGAATCCATAGAAGGGGTTATCGGGCATGTCTCTCAAGATGACCTTCTTATTGATTCACTGACTGTTTTTGAAAACCTCTATTTTAATGCAAAACTCTGTTTCGATAAGTATTCTTCTTTCAAACTCATCAGACTTGTTTATAAAGTTCTGAATGATTTAGGCCTATATGATGCACGAAATTTAAAAGTAGGAAATCCACTTGATAAAAAAATCAGTGGTGGCCAACGTAAACGATTAAACATTGCCCTTGAGCTAATTAGAGAACCTGCTGTTCTTTTTCTCGATGAGCCTACATCTGGCTTATCATCACGAGACTCATCTAAAATTATGGATCTCCTTAAAAACTTAGCTTTAAAAGGTAAGTTAATCTTTGTTGTTGTTCATCAACCCTCAAGCGAAACATTTAAGATGTTTGACCGTCTTCTCTTTCTTGATTTAGGCGGATATATGATTTTCAATGGCAACCCTCTTGATGCCATCACCTACTTTAAATCAGAAACACAACAAGCTAACCGTAGCGGTAACGAATGTGAAGTTTGTGGTAATATCGATGCCGACCAAATTTTCAATATGGTTGAATCTGAGGTGCTTGATGAGTACGGGATTCCAACACAAACCCGCAAAGTCAGACCAGAGCAATGGGATAAAAGATTCAAAGAGAGTGATATCGCCCAAAAACATATTGAAGATGCAACAGAATTACCTCCTATCAGTTTTAAAGTACCTAAACAGTTTAAACAATTTAGTGTATTTGTCAAACGAGATATCATATCGAAATTAGCTAATAAACAATACCTGCTTATAAATTTCTTCGAGACACCCCTTCTGGCATTTATCTTATCCTATATTATAAAATTCTATAATATCGATAAAGCCAATCAACTTGGATACACATTTAGCAATAACAGTAATATTCCTGTTTACCTTTTTATGTCGGTGATTGTTGCTTTATTTATAGGCTTGACTATAAGTGCAGAAGAAATTATTAAGGACCGAAAAATTCTAAAAAGAGAACGTTTTCTCAACTTAAGTCCGGCAAGTTATTTTTTATCAAAGGTTGTTATTCTTTTTTCAGTGTCAGCATTCCAAGCCTTTATATTTGTTATCATTGGCAACTCGATACTCGAGATAAAAGGCATGTATTTTACCTACTGGCTGGTTTTATTTAGCTCGTGGTGTTTTGCCAACATGCTAGGCTTAGTTATTTCTGATAGCTTTAAAACAGTCATAAACATCTATATTTTAATCCCATTTATACTAATTCCACAACTTATTTTAAGTGGTGTTATTGTTAAATTCGACAAGATCAACCCGAATATTTCTCATCCCAACAGAATACCTTGGTATGGTGAAATTATTACGGCCAGATGGGCTTATGAAGCATTAGCCGTTGAGCAATTTACAGCAAATGAATACGAAAAACATTTCTATCTATTTGACAAAATCATGAGCCAGGCTGATTATAAGAAAAACTATTGGCTGCCCATCCTAAAAAATAAACTTAGCGATTGTGAGAAAATCTTAAGAAAAGGAAATGTCGATGAAAAATACAACTCAAATCTGAGTTTGATTTATAATGAACTTAAAGCGCATTCACTTCCTATCGAGTTTAAAAAGCTTGATCTTTTAGATCGAAACCCAACGAACATGGTTCTTTTAAAAGAGGTCAAGATGTACCTTAACGACCTGAACCGTCATTACATCATGCTTTATAATGCTGCTAACAAGAAAAAAGACGAAGAGCTTCTTGCCTTACAAAGCAAATTCCCTGATAAAGAGAGTTTCGTTAATATGAAAAAGTCTTACGATAATGACAGATTAACCGAATTTGTAAAAAACAGCAATGATATAGAACGTATTGTCGAATATGAGGATCGATTGTATCAACGAATTGATCCGGTCTTCAGAGATGGCGGTAGTTCCTTTTTAAAAGCGCATTTTTATGCCCCCAGGAAAAAGATATTTAATCGGGAATTCGATACGTATTGGGTCAATATCACCATTATCTGGTTGATGACTATTTCCCTCTATTTCGTTTTGTATTTTGGATTATTTAAACGCTTTTTAAACTCGCTCGAACGTCGAATCGTTTTAAAACTAACCTAAACAAAAAAAATCCATTCAGTAATGAATGGATTTTTCTTTTTGTTCCAGAGTCCTATTTTTTCATAAGTGTTTCGGCCTTCAACAATTCTTCCGGCTTACCAAGATCCATCCACAAATCAGATGAATCGTGAAAGCCAGCTATTCTATGACTTTTTGCTAAACGCAAATACAAATCTATGACGGAAAAAACACCCTCCTCTTCAATCAGATCTAATAATTCTGATTCAATAATATGAATGCCTGAAAAACTATAAGCTTTAGAATTCAAATGACTGACATTCACTATTTTTTCTTCATGAGTCGCATCATTTTTCCATGCACACAACAAACCGTCATGATTAAAACACAGATACCTATCCGTTTTTTTATCAATTAAATTCAAAGTTGCCAATGCTTGATTCTGCTTGTGAGCCGATAAAAGATCTCCCAAATCTAAAGAACTCAGCACATCTACATTGTAAATTAAGATGGGAGCATTAGGAATAAATAAAGGCGCTGCCTTTTTAATTGCACCCCCGGTATCCAAGAGAAGGTCCCTCTCATCAGAAATTCGGATATCCAGACCAAAATTTTCATTCGATTCTAAAAAGTCCTCAATTTGATCGGCAAAATGGTGGACATTGATCACAATTCTGTCCACACCAAAATCTTTCATCTTTAAAATGCAATGCTCTAAAAGAGGTTTCCCATTGAGTTTAACCAAAGCTTTAGGGCAATTCTTAGTATAGTGTTGCAAGCGTGTACCAAGACCCGCAGCAAATATCATCGCATTAATCATGTTGTCTTTTTATTTCTTTTGCATCGCAAAGCTTTTTCACATTTTTAGCAACACGCGCACATTTTTTACAAACATACTTTGCACCACCTTTGCATAGCTTATCAGCATATTCTGTTTTCGATAATTTACAACGCTTCTTCCCCATTGCTACAAAGTCTTTACACTCCCTGGTTCAAGATGTTTAAGATCA
It encodes:
- a CDS encoding MATE family efflux transporter; translated protein: MKTKIDSKSIWTIAYPIILGSVAQNIISVTDTAFLGHLSETALGAAAIATIFYFAIVMLVWGFGLGTQIVIARRVGEQNYTLVGKTFIHAFYFLMFSGVLLFGFMEFQSPSLLKWMVSSDAIFQASNDYISYRAWGILFACVNLLFRAFYIGIAKTKVISWSTGVMAVVNVFFDYALIFGNFGLPEMGIKGAALASVFAEFTAMIFFIVFTLRKIPIAHYDLFHFCKIDWPLFSRLIKVSFPIMIQNFLALSCWFVFFILVERMGEHELAISNIIRSIYVLLMVPVWAFGSAVNTLVSQVIGEGFPDKVMLIIWRTIKLSFLSVFALVGISIFIPDLIISIYTDNALLIEHTRPVVYVVFGASLLFPIAITLFHGISGTGRTFHAMLVEVVVLTFYLGAVYVLTQVLQVSVSEVWLSEYFYAIFLGTASLLYLKYAKWRGSVV
- a CDS encoding S9 family peptidase, with the translated sequence MKKRLILGAICLLALCDVSVYAQDKTLSMKDAIIGQWRDFYPETIYQLTWRADKNEYSFIEKNSIMLGTPKGEARQILSLDELNTALSASSLDKADRIPAFTWLDANTIQFWMKSSLLRYKFIEKKAELVLNSEPKAENKTFCEANNKLAYTLENNLYIIDGKGTAVAVTEDSDKNFVNGQSVSRNEYGIDGGIFWSPQGESLAFYRKDESHVTDFPLVDINTRVGELREIKYPMAGMRSEIVSVGVYNLKTAKTLWLKVNDFGKERYLTNVSWGAAGKYIYIQVLNRASDHMKLNKYDATTGELVKTLLEEKDDRWVEPQHKLTFLKSKPNQFIYQSNTAGYNHLFLYDANGKLIKQLTSGDWMVTQILGFDKAEKNLFYESTEVSPIERHVYKLNMKTGKRTQLTKAQGYHSVKMSQSGAYFIDNYSSLNVPRVINIADGKGKVVKNLVTAENKLKDYNLGEISLGTIKSADDKTDLYYRLVKPANFDPAKKYPVVVYVYGGPHAQLVTDRWLGGARLWEEYMAQHGYVVFTLDNRGSANRGKEFEAIIHRQCGQPEMADQMKGVEFLKSQTYVDADRIGVHGWSYGGFMTISLITNYPDVFKVAVAGGPVIDWKWYEVMYGERYMDTPSENPDGYAKVSLLNKAKDLKGKLLICQGAIDKTVLWQHSLNFIRECIKNNVQVDYFPYPRAEHNVRGMDRIHLKQKVSNYFDDYLK
- a CDS encoding ATP-binding cassette domain-containing protein, which codes for MSERILKALMQLFAIIAHPEGAGEKRRAMVVKYLYRQLDQDSAQEYLNLYNTYYQDTVDRNNRRSKRKQVISSRSVRVLRICSEMNKELVARQKIIILIQLLEFLMESDEITDGEKEFVETVADTFNLPIDGYIRLQDFMLSDFDKIKESDRLLTINNKKEHKGEGEHIYSEGISGEIKILRLVRIDMFVIRFQGLKELYMNGLALKPERVHILTQGSSVRNPRIEPIYFSDILSTFNREAINERVVFEAKDIEFRYKENDQGVHQHSFKEESGKMVGIMGSSGAGKTTLLNILNGSLSPQKGQVLINGHDIYSDKESIEGVIGHVSQDDLLIDSLTVFENLYFNAKLCFDKYSSFKLIRLVYKVLNDLGLYDARNLKVGNPLDKKISGGQRKRLNIALELIREPAVLFLDEPTSGLSSRDSSKIMDLLKNLALKGKLIFVVVHQPSSETFKMFDRLLFLDLGGYMIFNGNPLDAITYFKSETQQANRSGNECEVCGNIDADQIFNMVESEVLDEYGIPTQTRKVRPEQWDKRFKESDIAQKHIEDATELPPISFKVPKQFKQFSVFVKRDIISKLANKQYLLINFFETPLLAFILSYIIKFYNIDKANQLGYTFSNNSNIPVYLFMSVIVALFIGLTISAEEIIKDRKILKRERFLNLSPASYFLSKVVILFSVSAFQAFIFVIIGNSILEIKGMYFTYWLVLFSSWCFANMLGLVISDSFKTVINIYILIPFILIPQLILSGVIVKFDKINPNISHPNRIPWYGEIITARWAYEALAVEQFTANEYEKHFYLFDKIMSQADYKKNYWLPILKNKLSDCEKILRKGNVDEKYNSNLSLIYNELKAHSLPIEFKKLDLLDRNPTNMVLLKEVKMYLNDLNRHYIMLYNAANKKKDEELLALQSKFPDKESFVNMKKSYDNDRLTEFVKNSNDIERIVEYEDRLYQRIDPVFRDGGSSFLKAHFYAPRKKIFNREFDTYWVNITIIWLMTISLYFVLYFGLFKRFLNSLERRIVLKLT
- a CDS encoding nucleotidyltransferase family protein, which codes for MINAMIFAAGLGTRLQHYTKNCPKALVKLNGKPLLEHCILKMKDFGVDRIVINVHHFADQIEDFLESNENFGLDIRISDERDLLLDTGGAIKKAAPLFIPNAPILIYNVDVLSSLDLGDLLSAHKQNQALATLNLIDKKTDRYLCFNHDGLLCAWKNDATHEEKIVNVSHLNSKAYSFSGIHIIESELLDLIEEEGVFSVIDLYLRLAKSHRIAGFHDSSDLWMDLGKPEELLKAETLMKK